A region from the uncultured Macellibacteroides sp. genome encodes:
- a CDS encoding DUF4907 domain-containing protein: MMSIKGRKALWGLLLLPVLLLIFFIFSGELGTSETSQPTLQTVRSMDGWGYQISLNKKILINQPTIPAIDTVMAFPTEKAAAAVGKIVLKKVKNHKNFTVTKDEVEHTLSLF; the protein is encoded by the coding sequence ATGATGAGTATTAAAGGTAGAAAGGCCCTTTGGGGCCTGCTACTGCTTCCGGTACTACTATTGATTTTCTTTATTTTTTCCGGAGAACTGGGAACTTCGGAAACATCTCAGCCTACGTTACAGACAGTTCGTTCGATGGACGGATGGGGTTACCAGATTAGTCTTAATAAAAAGATCTTAATCAACCAGCCAACCATCCCTGCTATTGACACTGTGATGGCTTTCCCTACAGAAAAAGCGGCTGCGGCCGTGGGAAAAATCGTTTTGAAAAAGGTGAAGAATCACAAGAATTTCACTGTAACGAAGGATGAGGTTGAGCACACTCTCTCTCTTTTTTAA
- a CDS encoding histidine kinase, with protein MESKTNDLLIGFVVSGLLSLFVNFPLVTRSYEMATGVASSFPSAPEQQYMLLFAISWFFIYAFALFVINGQIYTLGNRLFRNSEYGAILFLLVVGMFTGWALCNLFPVARQFVLNDLLGIDILPGEKFIFRPELHGMREMINSVRPEGMPDSNDLQNRFKPGMHGPFFFPMFFEHLFVTFVIMLSVILLRLLRSKQQMHLAYEQLKSEKLQTSYNALMGQINPHFFFNSLNGLSALIRQQKQEQTLTYLDELSSVFRYILQSNNKEMVTLAEELQFVKAYTYLLQVRYEGKFGTSIQADPSMLLYKLPILSILPLLENAVKHNVISRQYPLQIDIYTTSDNKVVVSNRIQPKREQPEAGGLGLKNLWGRYRMLTGKDLEISNRKEYFKVFLPLVNS; from the coding sequence ATGGAATCAAAAACGAACGATCTTTTGATCGGATTTGTAGTCTCCGGACTTCTTAGTCTCTTCGTAAACTTCCCGCTTGTAACGCGGAGTTATGAAATGGCTACCGGAGTTGCCAGCTCATTTCCATCGGCTCCCGAGCAGCAATACATGCTCCTTTTTGCTATCAGCTGGTTTTTTATTTACGCCTTTGCTTTGTTTGTGATAAATGGGCAGATATATACATTGGGTAATCGCCTTTTCCGTAATTCTGAATACGGTGCGATTCTATTTTTGTTAGTAGTTGGTATGTTTACCGGTTGGGCTCTCTGTAATTTATTTCCGGTAGCCCGTCAGTTTGTCTTAAACGATTTACTAGGAATTGATATTTTACCAGGCGAAAAGTTTATTTTCAGACCAGAGCTCCATGGAATGAGAGAGATGATAAACTCGGTCCGTCCCGAAGGAATGCCGGATAGTAACGATTTGCAGAATAGATTTAAACCAGGGATGCATGGTCCCTTCTTTTTTCCAATGTTTTTTGAACACCTCTTCGTGACTTTTGTGATTATGCTGAGTGTGATTTTGCTCCGTTTGCTGCGAAGCAAACAACAGATGCACCTGGCTTACGAGCAGCTCAAATCCGAAAAGTTGCAAACCAGCTACAATGCGCTGATGGGGCAAATTAACCCTCACTTCTTTTTTAATTCACTCAACGGTCTCAGCGCACTTATCCGGCAGCAAAAGCAGGAGCAAACACTCACTTATCTGGACGAACTATCCAGTGTATTCAGATATATTTTGCAGAGTAACAACAAGGAAATGGTGACATTGGCCGAGGAACTCCAGTTTGTGAAAGCCTATACATATCTGCTTCAAGTGCGTTACGAAGGTAAATTTGGCACCTCTATTCAGGCGGATCCTTCGATGTTACTTTACAAACTGCCCATTCTCAGCATACTTCCATTACTCGAAAATGCGGTAAAGCACAATGTAATCAGCCGGCAATATCCGTTGCAGATAGATATTTATACAACATCCGACAATAAGGTGGTTGTATCCAACCGTATTCAACCCAAACGGGAACAACCGGAAGCGGGCGGACTGGGTCTGAAAAATCTTTGGGGGCGTTACCGAATGCTTACCGGTAAAGATTTGGAAATATCAAACAGAAAGGAGTACTTTAAAGTCTTTCTGCCCTTAGTTAACTCATGA
- a CDS encoding RNA polymerase sigma-70 factor: protein MKQRDLSYELYLLNGLRKGDQNAFSTLFTIYYKDLVMFGGNFLTNRKDCEDIVQSIFLKLWNDREVIKIETALKSYLLTAVRNGCLNELRRKGSNQEDLSVAEQELNGVMNEYDTANYILYSDLNQQLEMALSKLSPAVRETFELNKFEGLRYKEIAERLSVSERTVEVRIANALKFLRVSLKEFYMFTSFLFINYIIK, encoded by the coding sequence ATGAAACAACGGGATCTATCGTACGAATTGTATCTGTTGAACGGGTTGCGGAAAGGCGACCAAAATGCTTTTTCTACCCTGTTTACTATCTATTACAAAGACTTGGTTATGTTTGGCGGTAATTTTCTGACTAACAGAAAGGATTGTGAAGATATTGTCCAATCTATTTTTCTAAAGCTGTGGAACGACCGCGAAGTAATAAAAATTGAAACTGCACTAAAGTCTTATTTGCTTACAGCCGTTCGTAATGGTTGTCTGAATGAATTACGCCGCAAAGGAAGTAATCAGGAAGATTTATCCGTAGCAGAACAAGAACTTAACGGAGTAATGAATGAGTATGATACAGCAAACTATATCCTTTATTCGGACCTGAATCAACAATTGGAAATGGCTTTGAGCAAGTTATCGCCTGCAGTGCGTGAAACCTTCGAACTTAATAAGTTTGAAGGGCTTCGATATAAAGAGATAGCCGAGCGACTGAGCGTTTCTGAACGAACTGTAGAGGTTCGCATAGCCAATGCTTTAAAATTTCTGCGTGTTAGTCTTAAAGAGTTTTATATGTTTACTTCATTCCTTTTTATCAATTATATTATTAAATAA
- the rplS gene encoding 50S ribosomal protein L19: MDLIKIAEEAFSTKQEHPAFKSGDTVTIAYRIKEGNKERIQNYRGVVIRISGHGDKKRFTVRKMSDNIGVERIFPMDSPFIESITLNKVGKVRRAKLYYLRALTGKKARIKEKRV; the protein is encoded by the coding sequence ATGGACTTAATTAAAATTGCAGAGGAAGCTTTTTCTACAAAGCAAGAGCATCCTGCTTTTAAGAGTGGTGACACTGTTACCATTGCTTATCGCATCAAAGAAGGTAACAAGGAACGTATCCAGAACTACCGCGGTGTGGTAATCCGTATCTCAGGACACGGAGACAAAAAACGTTTCACCGTTCGTAAAATGTCTGACAACATTGGTGTAGAAAGAATTTTCCCTATGGATTCTCCATTTATCGAAAGCATTACGTTAAACAAAGTTGGTAAAGTTCGCAGAGCGAAATTGTATTACCTACGTGCGCTTACCGGTAAAAAGGCAAGAATCAAAGAAAAGAGAGTGTAA
- a CDS encoding FecR domain-containing protein, with translation MNTDNSIESLIIKFLSGQASAEEKELLISWIKESPENRLQFKELQNIWQGLNPPFDPNEIEVEAVQKGLLKKINKRLWQQHPLMIFWQRTAAILIIPLILTVIYLLASHEPEKVTFQEIFAPYGTYTQVNLPDDSKVWLNAGSSIKYPTRFKKGSREVSLNGEAYFEVESDRKNPFTVHTSHVNVRATGTAFNVEAYPTDSIASVTMVRGKLGVTMNNQSQIGLIPGERASFNKNTLQCRIEKTDPYKWYAWKDGLMVFRDDPLEYVFKRLGQTFNVEIKVMDKEIANQLYRATFREESLSEILRLLKISAPIRYVDHDQDPTSNNSLRKRKLEVYKLN, from the coding sequence ATGAACACAGACAATTCTATAGAATCCCTTATTATAAAGTTTCTCTCCGGGCAGGCTTCTGCCGAGGAGAAGGAACTACTCATCTCATGGATAAAAGAGAGTCCAGAGAACCGTTTGCAGTTTAAAGAATTACAAAATATATGGCAAGGGCTCAATCCTCCCTTTGATCCTAATGAGATTGAAGTTGAGGCAGTTCAAAAAGGCCTTTTGAAAAAAATAAATAAACGTCTTTGGCAACAGCATCCGCTAATGATATTCTGGCAGCGAACAGCTGCTATTCTGATAATCCCCCTAATACTTACAGTTATTTATCTGTTGGCATCCCATGAGCCGGAAAAGGTAACCTTTCAGGAAATCTTTGCTCCCTACGGAACTTACACCCAAGTTAATCTGCCTGATGATTCCAAGGTTTGGTTGAATGCAGGAAGTTCTATTAAGTACCCTACCCGCTTTAAAAAAGGATCGAGAGAAGTCTCTTTGAATGGCGAAGCCTATTTTGAAGTTGAGTCTGACCGGAAAAACCCGTTTACCGTTCATACGAGTCATGTAAATGTACGTGCCACAGGAACTGCCTTTAATGTAGAGGCTTATCCAACTGATTCGATTGCGTCAGTTACTATGGTACGCGGAAAATTAGGTGTTACAATGAATAATCAAAGCCAGATAGGCTTAATTCCTGGCGAGCGGGCTTCGTTTAATAAAAACACCTTACAGTGTAGAATTGAAAAAACCGATCCTTATAAATGGTATGCCTGGAAAGATGGTTTAATGGTATTCCGGGATGATCCCTTAGAATATGTGTTCAAGCGTCTGGGACAGACGTTTAATGTTGAAATAAAAGTGATGGACAAAGAGATTGCCAATCAACTCTATCGCGCTACTTTCAGAGAAGAATCTCTAAGTGAAATACTTCGTTTGCTAAAAATATCAGCTCCGATAAGATATGTCGATCATGATCAAGATCCGACATCCAATAATAGTTTAAGAAAGCGAAAACTGGAAGTTTATAAATTGAATTAA
- a CDS encoding LytTR family DNA-binding domain-containing protein, protein MLKCITFDGDSSTLDTLMSYFEKLDKALADVHEVLHKESAEQPVFVKEGNKIIRLKKEEILFLEGYGDYVKIHRTTGKPLLSQVSLKKFEECLTDGNFCRVHRSYIVALPQINYIERKRIKIGNDLIPISESYMPAFLDRLALQE, encoded by the coding sequence ATGCTTAAATGTATTACATTCGACGGAGATTCGTCCACATTGGACACCCTGATGAGCTATTTTGAGAAACTGGACAAGGCTTTGGCCGATGTACACGAAGTATTGCATAAAGAAAGCGCTGAACAACCTGTTTTCGTCAAAGAAGGAAACAAAATCATCCGCCTGAAGAAAGAGGAGATTCTTTTTCTGGAAGGATACGGCGATTATGTAAAGATTCACCGCACAACCGGGAAACCGCTTCTCTCGCAGGTAAGCCTGAAAAAGTTTGAAGAATGCCTGACAGATGGAAACTTCTGCCGGGTACATCGTTCGTACATTGTTGCGTTACCTCAGATTAATTACATTGAACGCAAGCGAATCAAGATTGGAAACGATCTGATTCCGATTAGTGAATCGTATATGCCGGCTTTTCTGGACAGGCTGGCGTTACAGGAATAG
- a CDS encoding glycoside hydrolase family 3 N-terminal domain-containing protein has translation MKKLIIALWLMLFARPIMAQTEPALYLAADKVKMTQWVDSVFDALSFDERIGQLFMVIADPATDTRNMARLLTYVNEQKIGGILYYKGDPVTQATVTNQLQNAARVPLLVALDGEWGLSMRLSGTPRFPRNMMLGAIEDISLLRAYGYEIGRQCREMGIHINFAPVIDVNSNTGNPVIGIRSFGENPQSVAERGSAYATGLESAGVLSVAKHFPGHGDTFEDSHFTLPSVFHDRFRLDSIEMPPFRRYISDGFAGIMTGHLFVPALGKRPGIPTSLSREVVTNLLYDELGFRGLRFTDALAMKGATDAVKDTNVCVMALLAGNDVLLAPAAPATDFEAVKAAVMNGTLDISDIEAKCIKILQYKYIAGLSDYKPLDVRGLRGRLNTSHAAYLANRLNSEGLTLLKNDNEAIPVRKLATKKIAALAIGDDTGNPFQSMLNRYDTVACFSITRTSTPAEIAKVYKALNDYDLILCSVHTVRIPENDVLRRLTEKKETLFTFFTLPYFCKEYAASLANAKGLIMGYENTEAAQEYAAQLIFGGIAAKGKLPVTIPGLYYAESGLYTEAVRLSYQEPEAVGLNSDRLSEIDAIVNEGLRAKAYPGCQVLVAKDGIIIYNKSFGYYTYDGNQQVTDRAVYDLASSSKAAGTLTAFMKAYEKNGFNLNSRVSEFVPVLQNSNKKDTRIRELLYHESGIVPSITFYTSAIDSSTFKGSLYSEKKDAAHPRRFDASSFVNTTFRYRSNFVSDTLRPGFTTQVARNFYLNTAFRDTMMHIIAQSPLGPQGKYLYSCINFILLQQVIEQQMNMSLDKILHNYFTSGLGAQTTMYNPLKKIDSLWIVPTEDDFFVRRQLLRGYVHDEAAAFMGGVSGNAGLFSNAGDLAKLLQMLLNGGSYGGETFLQSETLRLFTQSKSPNSHRGLGYDKPRPENPNLSSCGLLAPRSVYGHTGYTGTCFWIDPDNRLIYIFLSNRVNPTRANNALGAMDIRTRIQDAIYKAFNGEIKK, from the coding sequence ATGAAGAAGTTGATTATAGCCCTTTGGCTTATGTTGTTTGCCAGACCAATTATGGCTCAAACAGAACCTGCGTTGTATCTTGCAGCTGATAAAGTGAAGATGACCCAATGGGTAGATTCCGTGTTCGACGCACTGTCGTTTGATGAAAGAATCGGACAGCTTTTTATGGTTATTGCAGATCCGGCAACTGATACGCGTAATATGGCGCGCTTGCTTACTTATGTAAACGAACAGAAAATAGGAGGGATACTATATTATAAAGGCGACCCTGTAACCCAGGCCACTGTTACCAATCAACTGCAAAATGCAGCACGAGTACCTCTGCTGGTTGCCCTCGACGGCGAGTGGGGGCTTTCGATGAGACTTTCCGGAACACCCCGTTTTCCCCGTAATATGATGCTTGGTGCGATCGAGGATATTTCGCTTTTGCGGGCTTATGGTTATGAGATAGGCCGTCAGTGCCGCGAAATGGGTATTCATATCAACTTTGCTCCTGTTATCGATGTAAACAGTAACACGGGAAATCCTGTTATTGGTATCCGTTCCTTTGGTGAAAACCCTCAGTCTGTAGCTGAGCGGGGGAGTGCCTATGCGACCGGACTCGAATCTGCAGGGGTTTTGTCTGTCGCCAAGCACTTTCCAGGCCATGGCGATACATTCGAGGATTCCCATTTTACGCTTCCCTCTGTATTTCATGATCGCTTTCGGTTGGATAGCATCGAGATGCCTCCTTTTCGCCGTTATATCAGTGATGGCTTTGCCGGAATCATGACCGGGCATCTGTTTGTTCCGGCTCTCGGAAAACGTCCGGGAATACCCACCTCCCTTTCCCGGGAAGTGGTAACCAACCTGCTGTATGATGAGCTTGGGTTTCGTGGACTCCGGTTTACCGATGCCCTGGCGATGAAGGGAGCTACAGATGCAGTAAAAGATACCAATGTTTGTGTGATGGCGTTGTTGGCTGGCAACGATGTGTTGTTGGCTCCGGCTGCACCGGCAACGGATTTCGAAGCGGTAAAGGCGGCCGTTATGAACGGCACGCTGGACATAAGCGACATAGAGGCGAAATGCATCAAGATTCTTCAGTATAAATATATTGCGGGTTTGTCTGATTATAAGCCGTTGGATGTTAGGGGATTGCGCGGAAGGCTTAACACTTCCCACGCTGCTTACCTGGCGAACCGGCTCAATTCGGAGGGACTCACGTTATTGAAAAACGATAACGAGGCTATCCCTGTCCGTAAGCTGGCAACTAAAAAGATAGCAGCCCTGGCCATTGGCGATGATACAGGGAATCCCTTTCAGAGCATGTTAAACCGGTACGATACAGTTGCCTGTTTTTCTATCACCCGTACTTCTACGCCGGCCGAGATTGCCAAAGTATACAAGGCTTTGAACGATTACGATCTCATTCTTTGCAGCGTTCATACCGTGAGGATACCTGAGAACGATGTGTTGCGCAGGCTTACAGAAAAAAAAGAAACTCTTTTTACTTTCTTTACCCTGCCATACTTCTGTAAAGAATATGCTGCTTCTTTGGCTAATGCAAAAGGATTGATAATGGGGTACGAGAATACGGAGGCAGCCCAGGAATATGCAGCCCAGCTGATTTTTGGAGGAATTGCAGCTAAAGGGAAATTGCCGGTAACCATCCCCGGTTTGTATTATGCCGAATCGGGTCTTTATACAGAGGCTGTGCGCTTGAGCTATCAGGAGCCGGAAGCAGTGGGGCTTAATTCCGACCGGCTCTCCGAAATAGACGCCATTGTGAATGAAGGTCTCCGGGCAAAAGCCTATCCGGGCTGTCAGGTCCTTGTCGCAAAAGACGGAATAATTATCTACAATAAATCTTTTGGATATTATACATACGATGGAAATCAACAGGTAACGGACAGAGCTGTTTACGATCTGGCCTCATCGTCCAAAGCAGCCGGAACACTTACTGCTTTCATGAAGGCCTACGAAAAGAACGGTTTTAACCTTAATAGCAGGGTCTCCGAATTTGTACCAGTGCTTCAGAATTCCAATAAAAAAGATACACGCATCCGCGAACTTTTATACCACGAATCGGGCATTGTACCCTCTATAACGTTCTATACCTCTGCTATCGATTCCTCTACTTTCAAGGGGAGTCTTTACAGCGAAAAGAAAGATGCAGCCCATCCCCGCCGCTTTGATGCCAGTTCGTTTGTCAACACAACATTCAGGTATCGGAGCAACTTTGTGTCGGATACTTTGCGGCCGGGATTCACTACTCAGGTGGCACGAAATTTTTATCTCAACACCGCTTTCCGCGATACAATGATGCACATTATAGCCCAGTCTCCGTTGGGCCCTCAGGGTAAGTACCTGTACAGTTGCATAAACTTTATTTTGTTGCAACAGGTAATCGAACAGCAGATGAACATGTCGCTCGACAAAATTCTTCATAACTATTTTACTTCGGGTTTGGGGGCACAGACAACCATGTATAACCCTTTGAAAAAGATAGATAGTTTGTGGATAGTCCCTACCGAAGACGATTTTTTTGTGCGCCGCCAACTGCTTCGGGGATATGTGCACGATGAGGCGGCTGCTTTTATGGGGGGAGTATCAGGTAATGCCGGACTTTTCTCCAATGCAGGCGATCTGGCCAAACTGCTGCAGATGTTGCTTAACGGAGGAAGCTATGGTGGAGAAACCTTCCTGCAAAGTGAAACACTGAGGCTTTTCACCCAGAGCAAGAGTCCTAATTCGCACCGCGGACTTGGTTATGATAAGCCCCGTCCCGAAAATCCAAACCTGTCTTCGTGCGGTTTGCTGGCTCCCCGGTCGGTTTACGGACATACCGGCTATACGGGTACTTGTTTTTGGATTGATCCGGATAACCGGCTGATATATATATTCCTTAGTAACCGAGTAAATCCAACCAGAGCAAATAATGCTTTGGGGGCAATGGATATCCGTACACGTATTCAGGATGCAATCTATAAGGCTTTTAATGGGGAAATTAAAAAATAA
- a CDS encoding DUF4270 family protein: MRTFLTFAGLIIMFAGLSSCYDESATFGESLVDSSFRNVTADTSTVTVTNVRIDSLETSGTNTVLLGQYTHPLWGTVTSMSYIPYERPAYGTDIEETVILDSLMLTLHYNGYYLGDTTLMQTLSVYPLKEKVVLNDNDYLYSNASFAYGTEALGKKTFKPHPGRGEPVEIRLSDELGRQLLTSFHNRSEAVSVDKFEDYFKGIAVVPDASSKNLLGFSVGDTLSVITLYYHVKDELENPQTLVFSPNTTTQFNHFDHDRSGTLLPAVATKNEEVSSAQLGDRGMLFGGLGWYTRLEFPHLNNIMQQGVQVDVQNAILRIYPQVDTYSEFNSLPDSIYLYIADENNVVTEAVTDYLGTQVQGGVLVKDDTFREKTYYYFDVSTFMKEELGAIGTNKHNLQLVFPSAKYNSTFNNLTFSSQKGKNPITLQLTYTIYESY, encoded by the coding sequence ATGCGCACATTCCTTACATTTGCCGGACTGATAATTATGTTTGCCGGACTTTCATCCTGTTACGACGAAAGTGCAACTTTCGGAGAAAGCCTGGTCGATTCTTCCTTCCGCAACGTTACAGCCGATACCAGCACGGTTACCGTTACCAATGTCCGGATAGACTCCCTGGAGACTTCCGGCACCAACACCGTACTGTTGGGACAGTATACGCACCCATTATGGGGAACTGTTACTTCCATGAGTTACATTCCTTACGAGCGTCCAGCCTATGGTACCGATATTGAAGAGACTGTAATACTCGATTCGCTCATGCTCACTCTTCATTACAATGGTTACTACCTGGGCGATACAACGCTCATGCAGACGCTGTCTGTTTATCCCCTGAAAGAAAAGGTGGTACTTAACGACAACGATTATCTTTATTCCAACGCATCTTTTGCTTACGGTACGGAAGCGTTGGGTAAGAAAACATTCAAGCCCCATCCCGGGCGTGGCGAGCCAGTGGAAATTCGTTTATCGGACGAATTGGGGCGGCAATTGCTCACCAGTTTTCATAACCGGTCCGAAGCCGTTTCGGTGGATAAGTTCGAAGACTATTTCAAGGGGATAGCTGTGGTGCCAGATGCCTCAAGTAAAAATCTGTTAGGGTTTTCGGTGGGTGATACATTGTCGGTTATCACTCTGTATTATCACGTTAAAGATGAACTTGAAAATCCGCAAACATTGGTATTTTCTCCCAATACGACTACGCAGTTTAATCATTTTGACCATGATAGGTCCGGCACATTGTTACCCGCGGTGGCTACCAAAAATGAAGAAGTCTCGTCTGCTCAGTTAGGCGACCGTGGTATGCTTTTTGGCGGGTTAGGCTGGTATACAAGACTTGAGTTTCCACACCTTAACAACATCATGCAGCAAGGAGTGCAGGTCGACGTGCAGAATGCCATCTTGCGCATCTATCCCCAGGTCGATACCTATTCTGAATTCAACTCTCTCCCGGATAGTATATATCTCTATATTGCTGACGAAAATAATGTTGTCACGGAGGCTGTTACAGATTACCTTGGAACCCAGGTTCAGGGGGGTGTCTTGGTTAAGGATGATACTTTTCGTGAGAAGACTTATTACTATTTTGATGTATCAACCTTCATGAAGGAAGAGCTGGGGGCAATTGGAACAAACAAGCATAATCTTCAACTGGTATTTCCTTCCGCAAAATATAACTCTACTTTTAATAATCTTACTTTCTCGAGTCAGAAAGGAAAGAATCCTATCACATTGCAGTTAACATACACCATTTATGAAAGTTATTAA
- a CDS encoding kelch repeat-containing protein, protein MRHKKLVTILLAMLPFVFGACSSDDDDDLIGTWYRVSDLDGLARSDASSFTIGNKGYLVCGYDGKDRLSDLWEYDMDQDSWTQKASFPGTARNSAVSFAVNGKGYLGTGYDGENYLKDFWEYDPTSNSWTQRADFPGSARYGAVAFGANNKGYIGCGYDGNYLKDFYAFNPSSNTWDQIISIGGSKRMGATSFVIDNVAYVVCGQNNGEYVDDFWKYDAQSGQWTQLRDITDTSDDDYDDDYSIVRTNGVAFVIDGAAYFACGESGSVRSDTWKYYPSTDLWENVSKFKGTARTATVSFSTGERGFVVTGKSSTYRFDDIWELHPYEYDDDEY, encoded by the coding sequence ATGAGACACAAAAAATTAGTGACAATCCTGCTGGCGATGCTCCCATTTGTTTTTGGAGCTTGCAGCAGCGACGACGACGATGATTTAATTGGTACCTGGTACCGGGTATCCGATCTAGACGGTTTGGCGCGTAGCGACGCCTCGTCGTTCACGATTGGGAATAAAGGATATCTTGTATGTGGTTATGATGGAAAAGACAGACTTTCTGATTTATGGGAATATGATATGGATCAGGATTCCTGGACACAGAAAGCTTCATTCCCTGGTACAGCGCGTAACTCTGCCGTGAGTTTTGCTGTAAACGGTAAAGGTTATCTGGGTACCGGATACGATGGTGAAAATTACCTGAAAGATTTTTGGGAATACGATCCAACAAGTAATTCATGGACACAACGGGCTGATTTCCCAGGTTCTGCACGATATGGAGCAGTAGCCTTCGGGGCAAATAACAAAGGATATATTGGCTGCGGGTACGATGGAAATTACCTGAAAGACTTTTATGCATTTAATCCGTCGTCCAACACATGGGACCAGATAATCAGTATTGGTGGTTCAAAGCGTATGGGAGCTACGTCTTTTGTAATTGATAATGTGGCATACGTTGTATGCGGTCAGAATAACGGTGAATATGTAGACGATTTCTGGAAGTATGATGCTCAAAGCGGACAATGGACTCAGCTTAGAGATATAACGGATACTTCGGACGACGACTACGATGATGATTACAGTATTGTTCGTACTAACGGCGTTGCTTTCGTGATTGATGGTGCAGCTTATTTTGCTTGTGGTGAAAGCGGAAGCGTACGCAGTGATACATGGAAATACTACCCCTCAACCGATTTGTGGGAGAATGTTTCGAAGTTTAAGGGAACAGCGCGAACAGCTACTGTTTCTTTCTCTACAGGAGAAAGAGGTTTTGTGGTAACCGGGAAAAGCAGTACATACCGCTTTGATGACATTTGGGAATTACACCCATATGAATATGACGATGATGAGTATTAA
- a CDS encoding LytTR family DNA-binding domain-containing protein, which translates to MKAIIIEDETAAVHSLKAILSDNQITSIDVIAELESVEESVSWFRNNPAPDLIFMDIHLADGSAFSIFEQVDILSPVIFTTAYDSYALQAFQVNSIDYLLKPITPVSLARALEKMRRFTSEERLRHIQQTNTSIRTRHQLKNLLIMRADKFYPLPVDEVLFFYTINEKVTAYTADGKVHPVDRTLDALGEQLDESTFFRANRQFIVARKAIRDIDLWFGSRLSVNLHISVPERIIISKTKTPLFKRWVAAEV; encoded by the coding sequence ATGAAAGCGATTATAATAGAAGATGAAACTGCGGCTGTTCACAGCCTTAAGGCCATTCTGTCCGATAACCAGATAACGTCGATTGATGTAATTGCTGAGCTTGAAAGTGTGGAAGAGAGTGTGTCATGGTTCAGAAACAATCCGGCGCCAGACCTTATCTTTATGGATATTCATCTTGCTGATGGTTCAGCTTTCAGTATTTTTGAGCAAGTTGATATTCTTTCGCCCGTTATCTTTACAACTGCCTACGATTCCTATGCTTTACAGGCTTTTCAGGTAAATAGTATAGATTATCTGCTCAAACCTATTACCCCTGTTTCGTTGGCGCGGGCACTCGAAAAGATGAGGCGTTTTACCAGCGAGGAACGGCTTCGTCATATACAGCAGACTAATACCAGTATCCGCACGCGACACCAGCTGAAAAATCTTCTTATTATGCGCGCGGACAAGTTTTATCCGCTGCCCGTCGATGAGGTGCTTTTCTTTTATACCATTAACGAAAAAGTGACAGCTTACACCGCAGATGGGAAGGTTCACCCGGTAGACCGTACGTTAGATGCTTTGGGCGAACAACTTGACGAGTCAACATTTTTCCGGGCAAACAGGCAGTTTATTGTGGCACGTAAAGCCATTCGCGATATTGATCTTTGGTTTGGCAGCAGACTGTCGGTTAATCTCCATATTTCTGTGCCCGAACGAATTATTATCAGTAAAACAAAAACACCTCTTTTTAAACGTTGGGTAGCGGCTGAGGTTTAA